From Desulfatibacillum aliphaticivorans DSM 15576, the proteins below share one genomic window:
- a CDS encoding pyruvate formate lyase family protein encodes MPLSTNKKQARPASPGLFLVQKKDRVTRLKEAVQAATPGICTERALLWTEYFKDKANRTKHVYVQMAEALAHSQKNRSIAIHPGELIVGNYTSRRVGGLLFPELHGLVVMQDLFKFPNRETNPLEISRLDQARLLSIAPFWATRMLAVKTCDSWLDTFSLVLNQLMGNYYIINEAAGISHIAPDYETLCRLGTDGIAAKAAKLQKQNLMDADKWYFYESVKIAAEGLAAFGERYAQLAGEMAESELDEDRAAELKGIAEVCSRVPRKGAKTFREALQCCFFAQIAINNESLDNSVCPGRMDHYLYPYYEKDLKTGLLTREEAKELAGAFSVKMSEIVPVFSKYITRTHGGFFNGQIVNVGGTHKNGKDSTNELTMIFLEVMDELRMRQPNYTARVHKNSPKEYLDKVYGILSNGANSPSIYNDEVIVPVLKQNGVKIGDARNYTPVGCVEPVAQGVSFSSTDAALFNTAIILELALNQGRRLGRFARIGAKTKPVSQMTCIEDVQEAFEIQMFHGINRLLKDLQAIEIANAEYHPTPLSSMLLDGCLENGACSTRGGTRYNFSGIQCVGLVDAGDSLAAIRQAVFEDKKLSMEELAGHLKNNLADDRWRHYLLNMPKFGNDDPEADVWTAYALDVFNAALDGKTSTRGGKYTVGVYSVTLHEYWGTVVSALPNGRRNGESLSNGMSPSNGQDRKGPTAVLNSMNRIDYSKTDNGINFNIKFDANTVGSPAGCMAMKSIFSTYFKRGGMQAQINVLDPKVLIEARDNPEAYPHLLVRVSGYSAYFNDLTPAMKEEMIRRTSMGL; translated from the coding sequence ATGCCATTGTCTACGAATAAAAAGCAAGCCCGCCCTGCCTCGCCCGGGCTGTTCCTGGTTCAAAAAAAAGACCGCGTAACCCGCCTGAAAGAAGCCGTCCAGGCTGCAACGCCGGGAATTTGCACGGAGCGCGCATTATTGTGGACGGAATATTTCAAGGACAAGGCCAACCGGACTAAGCATGTTTACGTGCAAATGGCCGAGGCCCTGGCCCACTCCCAGAAAAACCGCTCCATCGCCATTCATCCCGGCGAGTTGATTGTGGGCAATTACACCTCCCGCAGGGTGGGGGGGCTGTTGTTCCCGGAACTGCACGGGCTGGTGGTCATGCAGGACCTGTTCAAGTTCCCCAATCGAGAAACCAACCCCCTGGAAATCTCCCGCCTGGACCAGGCCCGCCTGCTGTCCATCGCACCGTTTTGGGCCACCCGGATGCTGGCCGTGAAGACCTGCGACTCCTGGTTGGACACTTTTTCCTTGGTCCTGAATCAGCTTATGGGGAATTATTACATCATCAACGAAGCCGCCGGGATTTCCCATATCGCCCCGGATTACGAAACCCTCTGCCGCCTGGGAACGGACGGCATCGCCGCAAAGGCCGCCAAGCTCCAGAAGCAGAACCTCATGGACGCGGACAAGTGGTATTTTTACGAAAGCGTGAAGATAGCCGCCGAGGGGCTGGCCGCCTTTGGAGAGCGTTACGCCCAATTGGCCGGGGAAATGGCGGAAAGCGAATTGGACGAAGATCGTGCGGCGGAGTTGAAAGGCATCGCCGAGGTTTGCTCACGGGTTCCGAGAAAAGGCGCCAAGACCTTCCGCGAAGCCCTGCAATGCTGCTTTTTCGCTCAGATCGCCATCAATAACGAAAGCCTGGACAACTCCGTCTGCCCCGGCAGGATGGACCATTATTTATATCCCTATTATGAAAAGGACCTGAAAACCGGCCTCCTGACCCGCGAGGAGGCCAAAGAGCTTGCGGGCGCCTTTTCCGTAAAGATGTCCGAGATCGTGCCGGTTTTTTCCAAATACATCACAAGGACCCATGGGGGCTTTTTTAACGGCCAGATAGTCAACGTGGGGGGAACCCACAAAAACGGCAAGGACTCCACCAACGAGCTGACCATGATTTTTTTGGAAGTCATGGACGAATTGCGCATGCGCCAGCCCAATTACACGGCCCGGGTCCACAAAAACTCCCCCAAAGAATACCTGGACAAGGTTTATGGCATTCTTTCCAACGGCGCCAATTCTCCGTCCATTTACAATGATGAGGTGATTGTTCCGGTCCTGAAGCAAAACGGCGTGAAAATCGGCGACGCCCGAAATTACACCCCCGTGGGATGCGTGGAGCCTGTCGCTCAGGGGGTATCCTTCTCCTCCACGGACGCGGCCTTGTTCAATACGGCCATTATCCTGGAACTGGCCTTGAATCAGGGACGGCGGCTGGGCAGATTCGCCCGGATAGGCGCCAAAACCAAGCCCGTCTCCCAGATGACATGCATCGAGGACGTCCAGGAAGCCTTTGAAATTCAGATGTTTCATGGCATAAACCGACTGCTGAAGGATTTGCAGGCCATCGAAATCGCCAACGCGGAATATCATCCCACGCCGCTATCCAGCATGCTTTTGGACGGATGTTTGGAAAACGGGGCCTGCTCCACCCGGGGCGGGACGCGCTACAATTTTTCCGGCATTCAATGTGTGGGGCTGGTGGACGCGGGGGACTCCCTGGCCGCCATCCGGCAGGCTGTGTTTGAGGATAAAAAGCTCAGCATGGAAGAGTTGGCCGGCCATCTGAAAAATAACCTGGCTGACGACCGCTGGCGGCATTATTTGTTGAATATGCCCAAGTTCGGCAACGACGATCCCGAAGCCGACGTCTGGACCGCCTACGCCCTGGACGTTTTCAATGCAGCCCTGGACGGAAAGACAAGCACTCGGGGCGGCAAGTACACGGTGGGCGTTTATTCCGTCACCCTGCACGAGTATTGGGGGACGGTGGTCTCGGCCCTGCCAAACGGCCGCAGAAATGGCGAAAGCCTGTCCAACGGCATGTCTCCCTCCAACGGCCAGGATCGTAAAGGCCCCACGGCCGTGTTGAACTCCATGAACCGCATCGACTATTCAAAGACGGATAACGGCATCAATTTCAACATCAAGTTCGATGCAAACACCGTGGGAAGCCCGGCCGGCTGCATGGCCATGAAAAGCATCTTCTCCACCTATTTCAAGCGCGGAGGCATGCAGGCCCAGATCAACGTGCTGGACCCCAAGGTTTTGATCGAAGCCAGGGACAACCCCGAAGCCTATCCCCATTTGCTGGTTCGGGTGTCCGGTTACTCGGCCTATTTCAACGACCTCACCCCGGCCATGAAAGAGGAAATGATTCGTAGGACCAGCATGGGGTTGTAA
- a CDS encoding glycyl-radical enzyme activating protein has protein sequence MAILFDIQRFCIHDGPGVRTTLFFKGCPLRCQWCQNPESQNPKPEIAFYQEKCVGCFECLEACPREAILSLPDQRVDRNRCDACGKCAEVCTQDALRLVGGDWDAESLLEEIAADRDFFLDSGGGVTLSGGEPLLHGDFLLEFLSLAKSEGIHINLETCGMAGYEVLSSLTPLLDLVYFDLKLMDSQEHARYTGAPNARILNNFSLLAEEFPAVQARMPVIPGVNDSGENIFQTAAFLRHNNKDSIHLLPYHNLGQSKLTRLDAGAEPFYIRDIPEDYLIRAREAFEKEDVHAIVYE, from the coding sequence GTGGCTATCTTGTTCGACATCCAGCGCTTTTGCATCCATGACGGTCCGGGGGTGAGGACCACCTTGTTTTTCAAGGGCTGCCCCTTGCGCTGCCAGTGGTGCCAGAATCCTGAATCCCAAAATCCAAAGCCGGAAATCGCCTTTTATCAGGAAAAATGCGTGGGCTGTTTTGAATGCCTGGAGGCGTGCCCCCGGGAGGCCATTTTAAGCCTGCCGGACCAACGCGTAGACAGGAACAGGTGCGACGCTTGCGGTAAGTGCGCCGAGGTTTGCACTCAGGATGCCTTGCGCCTTGTGGGCGGGGATTGGGACGCGGAATCCCTGCTGGAGGAGATTGCCGCTGACCGGGATTTTTTTCTGGATTCGGGCGGAGGCGTCACTCTTTCCGGGGGCGAGCCTCTCCTGCATGGGGATTTTTTGCTGGAATTTCTTTCCCTGGCCAAGTCCGAGGGGATTCACATAAACCTGGAGACTTGCGGCATGGCCGGATACGAGGTCCTGAGCAGCCTGACGCCTCTATTGGATTTGGTGTACTTTGACCTTAAACTCATGGACTCCCAAGAACACGCCCGATATACCGGCGCGCCAAACGCTCGCATTCTGAACAATTTTTCCCTGTTGGCTGAGGAGTTTCCCGCCGTCCAGGCCCGCATGCCGGTCATTCCCGGTGTGAACGATTCCGGGGAAAATATCTTTCAAACAGCCGCCTTTTTGCGTCATAATAACAAAGACAGCATCCACTTGCTGCCTTATCACAACCTGGGGCAGTCCAAGCTCACCCGCCTGGACGCCGGAGCCGAGCCGTTTTACATCCGGGACATCCCGGAGGATTATTTGATCCGAGCCAGGGAGGCCTTTGAAAAGGAGGACGTCCATGCCATTGTCTACGAATAA
- the hisF gene encoding imidazole glycerol phosphate synthase subunit HisF, translating into MLSKRVIVCLDVRDGKTTKGIKFKGNVDIGDPVDMARIYYEAGCDELVFYDITASHEKRGIMIDVVRRVAETIFIPFSVGGGISSVEDMRDVLLAGAEKISVNSAAVKNPKIITQGAEAFGNQCVVLGMDVKKVEKSEKIPSGYEIVINGGRTYMGIDALWWAQEGERLGAGEICLNSIDADGTKEGYELELTALISENVNIPVIASGGGGIPQHLADVLKEGKADAALIASMVHYGTYTIPEIKDHLKSQGISVRDELQ; encoded by the coding sequence ATGTTAAGCAAACGCGTTATCGTATGCCTGGATGTCCGGGACGGAAAGACCACCAAAGGAATCAAGTTCAAAGGCAATGTGGATATCGGGGATCCCGTGGATATGGCCCGTATCTATTATGAAGCCGGTTGCGACGAACTGGTCTTCTACGATATCACCGCGTCCCACGAAAAGCGGGGCATCATGATCGACGTGGTGCGCCGCGTGGCCGAAACCATTTTCATCCCCTTTTCCGTGGGCGGCGGCATTTCCTCGGTGGAGGACATGCGCGATGTGCTTTTGGCCGGCGCGGAAAAAATCTCCGTGAACTCCGCTGCGGTCAAGAATCCCAAGATCATCACCCAAGGCGCCGAAGCGTTCGGAAACCAGTGCGTGGTCCTTGGCATGGACGTGAAAAAGGTGGAAAAGTCCGAAAAAATCCCCTCCGGCTACGAAATCGTCATCAACGGCGGCCGCACCTACATGGGCATCGACGCCCTGTGGTGGGCCCAGGAAGGCGAACGCCTGGGCGCCGGGGAAATCTGCCTCAACTCCATTGACGCGGACGGCACCAAGGAAGGCTACGAACTGGAACTGACCGCGCTTATCTCGGAAAACGTGAACATCCCGGTCATCGCTTCGGGCGGCGGCGGCATCCCTCAACATCTGGCCGACGTGCTCAAAGAGGGCAAGGCCGACGCGGCCCTCATCGCCTCCATGGTTCACTACGGAACCTACACCATTCCGGAAATCAAGGACCACCTGAAAAGCCAGGGCATTTCCGTCAGGGATGAGTTGCAGTAA
- a CDS encoding Fic family protein translates to MNCLKPETIILFNQKALRATGAGLVLNRAQVNNLRSYVEATVGYHGFDELETFCLAAYLIVKQHNFRDGNKRTAQHVLLNCLRQAGWTYTGRPIDLARRIVELSKSEANRKTESILELSYFLKPKLQKRQ, encoded by the coding sequence TTGAACTGCCTCAAGCCGGAAACCATCATTCTTTTCAACCAAAAAGCCCTGCGTGCGACCGGTGCAGGGCTGGTTCTGAACCGCGCCCAGGTGAATAATCTTCGTTCATATGTGGAAGCAACCGTGGGCTACCACGGTTTTGATGAACTGGAGACCTTCTGCCTTGCCGCCTACCTGATAGTCAAACAGCACAATTTCAGGGATGGTAACAAAAGAACGGCCCAGCATGTTTTGCTGAATTGTTTGCGGCAAGCCGGCTGGACGTATACGGGCAGGCCTATTGATCTGGCCCGCAGGATTGTGGAATTAAGCAAATCCGAGGCAAACCGAAAGACGGAATCCATCCTGGAATTATCCTATTTTTTAAAGCCCAAACTTCAAAAGAGACAATAA
- a CDS encoding type II toxin-antitoxin system antitoxin SocA domain-containing protein gives MTVKLENLLQAILSHYEGSLDVSTLTKMVYLVDLESVRRHGVQISCIEWVRDNCGPFGSEVQNCALQNPDIFDVKNEKNGDSLISLKDRTSPLSKVSPDALDLVRTVISNAPNPKENYRSFVDYVYKTAPMLLSTQNGPLDVVASILSEQEVDEFIHSVADDEEWQAAMDYLAVN, from the coding sequence ATGACCGTCAAACTTGAAAATCTGCTCCAGGCAATCCTATCTCATTATGAGGGGAGTCTCGACGTCTCCACCTTGACGAAAATGGTCTACCTCGTGGATCTGGAGTCCGTCAGGAGGCATGGAGTGCAGATTTCCTGCATTGAATGGGTTCGGGATAACTGCGGCCCCTTTGGGAGTGAAGTACAAAATTGCGCTTTGCAGAATCCGGACATTTTTGATGTAAAGAACGAAAAGAACGGCGACAGCCTGATTAGTTTGAAAGATAGGACCTCGCCTCTCTCCAAAGTTTCTCCTGACGCCCTTGATCTTGTCAGAACCGTTATTTCCAACGCCCCCAACCCCAAGGAAAATTACCGGAGCTTTGTGGACTATGTCTATAAAACGGCGCCTATGCTGCTTTCCACGCAAAACGGCCCCCTGGATGTAGTCGCTTCCATATTATCTGAGCAGGAAGTGGACGAATTTATTCATTCCGTGGCGGATGATGAGGAGTGGCAGGCTGCCATGGACTATCTGGCCGTCAATTGA